In Anaerolineales bacterium, the following proteins share a genomic window:
- the dnaB gene encoding replicative DNA helicase — protein MTDFFPTEDTAPASSTAAVPHSREAEEAVVGAVFINPEVYYDVAQFLNAEDFYIHRHQWIWDAFTSLHEQRIPIDLLTVSNELDKRGQLSEIGGPAYLTALVNQVPSSLNAESYGRIVEGYSVRRKMITAANRIASIAYDEKTNVDTVMDEAEKAVFNVSERRLKHDLQPISNVLSDYYDRIDTLAKRPDEIVGVPTGFIDLDKMLTGLQPSDLLIIAGRPGQGKTGFLLSIAKNAGLTHKKHVAIFSLEMSNEQVVQRLIAQETGIDSQRLRTGKLQENEWPLFTHSIEVFGDTHIYLDDTPAITPLQLRTKCRRLHLEFGLDLVIVDYLQLMGGDTRTDNRVQEVSYISRNLKVLARELNVPVLAAAQLSRAVEQRSDKRPVLSDLRESGSLEQDADIVMFIYRPDQYEKDTVKQNVAEIIVAKHRNGPVGSVELVFRGALAKFENAATRVFKPNE, from the coding sequence ATGACCGACTTTTTTCCCACTGAAGATACCGCCCCCGCGTCGTCCACAGCGGCAGTCCCGCATAGCCGCGAAGCCGAAGAAGCCGTCGTTGGGGCGGTGTTCATTAACCCTGAGGTGTATTACGACGTCGCGCAGTTTTTGAACGCGGAGGATTTTTACATCCACCGACATCAGTGGATTTGGGACGCGTTCACGAGCCTGCACGAACAACGCATCCCCATCGACCTTTTGACTGTCTCGAACGAACTCGACAAACGCGGGCAGTTGAGCGAGATCGGCGGACCCGCGTATCTCACCGCGTTGGTGAACCAAGTGCCCTCTTCTTTGAATGCTGAGTCGTACGGGCGCATCGTGGAGGGATATTCCGTCCGCCGCAAGATGATCACGGCGGCGAACAGAATCGCTTCGATCGCGTACGACGAAAAGACGAACGTTGACACCGTGATGGACGAAGCCGAGAAAGCGGTCTTCAACGTCAGCGAACGGCGGCTCAAACACGACCTGCAACCGATCTCCAACGTGTTGAGCGATTACTACGACCGCATTGACACGCTCGCCAAACGTCCCGATGAAATCGTCGGCGTGCCAACAGGGTTCATTGACCTCGACAAAATGCTCACGGGTTTGCAACCCTCGGACTTGCTCATCATCGCTGGTCGTCCTGGTCAAGGTAAAACTGGATTTTTACTTTCCATTGCAAAGAACGCAGGGCTAACTCACAAAAAACATGTCGCCATCTTTTCGCTCGAAATGTCGAACGAACAAGTTGTGCAGAGATTGATCGCGCAAGAAACGGGAATCGACTCACAACGCTTGCGAACTGGCAAACTGCAAGAGAACGAGTGGCCCCTGTTCACTCACTCGATTGAAGTGTTCGGGGATACGCACATTTATCTCGACGACACGCCCGCCATCACCCCGCTTCAACTGCGGACGAAATGCCGCCGCCTCCACCTCGAATTTGGTCTCGACCTCGTCATTGTGGATTACCTCCAATTGATGGGCGGAGACACGCGCACCGATAACCGCGTGCAAGAAGTTTCGTACATTTCACGCAACCTCAAAGTGCTGGCGCGCGAGTTGAACGTGCCTGTCCTTGCCGCGGCGCAGTTGAGCCGCGCCGTCGAGCAACGCTCCGATAAACGCCCCGTGCTTTCGGATTTGAGGGAATCGGGGAGCCTCGAGCAGGACGCCGACATCGTGATGTTCATCTATCGCCCCGACCAATACGAGAAGGATACGGTTAAGCAAAATGTCGCCGAGATCATCGTGGCGAAGCATCGTAACGGTCCCGTGGGCAGCGTGGAGTTGGTCTTCCGAGGCGCGCTGGCGAAGTTCGAGAACGCGGCGACGAGGGTGTTTAAGCCGAATGAATGA
- a CDS encoding DnaD domain protein, producing the protein MNKFKGFTDSETFTPLPDKFFHNLLKEIDDAAELKVTMYFLWRAEHMDGPFRALSRMDFNVKELGLSAEEITRGLEKAVRRGSMLKVEKEAVVYFLLNSPRGRAGIQAIESGTWNPASKISAPPMERPNVFRLYEENIGPLTPLIADALKDAEELYSDEWVADAIELAAKNNKRNWKYCEAVLKRWKDEGRHGQKDQRDARQGSERYTKSEFAEYLDG; encoded by the coding sequence ATGAATAAATTCAAAGGCTTTACCGACTCTGAAACTTTTACACCACTGCCCGACAAGTTCTTTCACAATCTATTGAAGGAGATTGACGACGCGGCGGAGTTGAAGGTGACGATGTATTTCCTGTGGCGCGCGGAGCATATGGACGGTCCGTTTCGGGCGTTGAGCAGGATGGATTTCAACGTCAAGGAGTTGGGCTTGAGCGCGGAGGAGATCACGCGTGGGCTTGAGAAAGCCGTCCGACGCGGGAGCATGTTGAAGGTCGAGAAAGAAGCGGTTGTTTACTTCCTGTTGAATTCGCCGCGCGGGCGGGCTGGAATCCAAGCAATAGAAAGCGGGACGTGGAATCCCGCAAGTAAAATATCAGCCCCGCCGATGGAACGTCCGAATGTGTTTCGGTTGTATGAGGAGAATATCGGTCCGCTCACGCCGTTGATCGCCGACGCGTTGAAAGACGCCGAGGAGTTGTATTCGGATGAATGGGTTGCGGATGCGATCGAGTTGGCGGCAAAAAATAACAAGCGCAATTGGAAATATTGCGAAGCGGTTTTGAAACGATGGAAGGACGAAGGCAGGCATGGACAAAAAGATCAGCGCGACGCTCGACAAGGTTCTGAGCGCTACACCAAAAGCGAGTTCGCCGAATATCTCGACGGGTAG
- a CDS encoding site-2 protease family protein, producing MSLPEIEVLTSHVSKIFRIDDVTAGDPREWIVRYRGQLLGGDTVAAYDQLAEAVRGYNLTPLFRKGEEGRQAIFLVQSLPTPNVNARIHVNIILFVLTVISMLLTGVEIPPSAVPADGSFPFLYLLQNILTGWPFALSMMGILFAHEMGHYIACRIYKVPATLPYFLPAPLISPLGTFGAFIAMRGIPKNKRVLFDVGVAGPIAGLIVAIPVLFIGLSLSPLGPIEHAPAGMSGFLEGNSIFYLFSKYMVFGQLLPHPVSTGGLSQAVYWLQYFLTGAPIPFGGVDVQLHSVALAGWAGLLVTALNLVPVGTLDGGHVAYGLFGDKARKIFPFAIGALIALSVLPSLLTLSLAAFNSSWILWVFILFWLGKVRAQPLDEITELDSPRRALGFVMLIVFVLLFTPIPMVMY from the coding sequence ATGTCCCTCCCCGAAATCGAAGTCCTCACCAGTCACGTATCCAAAATCTTCCGCATTGACGACGTCACCGCGGGCGACCCGCGCGAGTGGATCGTCCGTTATCGCGGACAACTGCTCGGCGGAGATACCGTCGCCGCGTACGATCAATTAGCCGAAGCGGTGCGTGGTTACAACCTCACGCCGTTGTTCAGAAAAGGCGAAGAGGGCAGGCAAGCCATTTTTCTTGTGCAAAGTTTGCCAACGCCGAATGTGAACGCAAGAATTCACGTTAATATCATTCTGTTCGTTCTCACGGTAATCAGCATGTTGCTCACTGGGGTCGAGATTCCTCCCTCTGCCGTGCCTGCGGACGGGTCGTTTCCTTTTTTGTATTTGCTTCAAAATATTCTTACGGGCTGGCCCTTCGCGTTGAGTATGATGGGCATTCTCTTCGCCCACGAAATGGGACATTACATCGCCTGCCGCATCTACAAAGTCCCTGCCACGTTGCCGTACTTTTTGCCCGCGCCGCTCATCAGTCCGCTGGGGACATTTGGCGCGTTCATCGCCATGCGCGGCATCCCGAAAAATAAACGCGTCTTGTTCGATGTGGGCGTCGCGGGTCCCATTGCGGGATTGATTGTCGCAATCCCCGTTTTGTTTATTGGCTTGTCGCTTTCGCCGCTCGGACCGATCGAACACGCGCCCGCAGGCATGTCTGGCTTTCTCGAAGGCAATTCGATCTTTTATCTCTTTTCAAAATACATGGTGTTCGGTCAATTACTGCCGCATCCCGTCAGCACGGGCGGACTGTCGCAAGCGGTGTATTGGTTGCAATATTTTCTCACGGGCGCGCCGATTCCCTTCGGCGGCGTGGACGTGCAACTCCATTCCGTCGCGTTGGCGGGCTGGGCGGGACTGCTCGTCACCGCGTTGAACCTCGTCCCAGTTGGCACGCTCGACGGCGGGCACGTGGCGTACGGCTTGTTCGGCGACAAAGCGCGCAAGATTTTTCCCTTCGCCATCGGCGCGTTGATCGCGTTGAGCGTTTTGCCGTCTCTGCTCACGCTTTCGCTCGCGGCGTTCAACTCCAGTTGGATTTTGTGGGTGTTCATTTTATTCTGGCTGGGCAAAGTCCGCGCACAGCCGCTGGACGAAATCACCGAACTCGATTCGCCGCGTCGCGCCTTGGGGTTTGTGATGTTAATCGTCTTCGTGTTGCTCTTCACGCCGATTCCGATGGTGATGTATTAA
- a CDS encoding DUF1800 domain-containing protein: MLQQKPKMNRRDFLKLMGAFAGAAGASAAITACAPEQVPLPDPTRVVPVQPTGVPPEPILPPVELGIIALNRMAYGPRPSDLEAFNALGATDDERLRNFVAQQLNPDSIDDSEFEARYAAAGFETLQKTQDELYFDHIANNPYDSNNEEYWDWYAKPAYELVDATFLRAVYSKKQLVEILADFWHNHFNVYFWQDDGVPMLASYNRDVLRAHMLGNFRQMLEAVATHPSMLYYLNQNNSSDAGPNENFARELFELHTLGAENYLGVLDPNLVQKDANGISIGYVDNDVYESARALTGWRVDDDIYEYEDGVEKTGRFLYYKPWHDRFNKLILGKYIPADQPDMQDGRDVLDLLAYHPGTARFISRKLARRFISDNPPDSIVEAAAQTFMDNRSAPDQLKRVVETILLSQEFRSTWGAKIKRPIEAVISMMRALNTDFTKLPGGIPWMCSLMGQAMFERRPPDGYPDVKEAWANSMSMLYRWNFAVGISQNWMDDEEQQRVIRTDVVAQTSADLRTAESLADFWIPRLLNRPMSDADRAAVIAVMAQEYGPQDELDQDHINYVLPAMVEVILMSPDFQWK; this comes from the coding sequence ATGCTTCAACAAAAACCAAAGATGAACCGCCGCGACTTCCTCAAGTTGATGGGCGCGTTCGCGGGAGCCGCGGGCGCGTCGGCGGCGATCACGGCTTGCGCGCCGGAACAGGTTCCCCTTCCGGACCCGACGCGGGTCGTTCCCGTCCAGCCGACAGGCGTCCCGCCTGAACCAATCCTGCCGCCAGTGGAGTTGGGGATCATCGCGTTGAATCGAATGGCGTACGGACCGCGTCCCAGCGATCTCGAAGCGTTCAACGCCCTTGGCGCAACGGACGACGAGCGTTTGCGGAATTTTGTGGCGCAGCAATTGAATCCCGATTCGATTGACGACAGCGAGTTCGAAGCGCGTTACGCCGCGGCAGGATTCGAGACATTACAAAAAACGCAGGACGAATTGTATTTCGATCACATCGCGAACAATCCGTACGATTCGAACAACGAGGAATATTGGGATTGGTACGCCAAACCCGCCTATGAATTGGTGGACGCGACATTTCTGCGCGCGGTGTACAGCAAAAAACAACTCGTGGAAATTCTCGCCGATTTTTGGCACAACCATTTCAATGTCTATTTCTGGCAGGACGACGGCGTGCCGATGCTGGCGTCGTACAACCGCGATGTGTTGCGCGCCCACATGCTCGGCAACTTCCGCCAGATGCTCGAAGCGGTGGCGACGCATCCTTCGATGTTGTATTATTTGAATCAGAACAATTCATCCGATGCGGGACCCAACGAAAACTTTGCGCGTGAATTGTTCGAACTGCACACGCTCGGCGCGGAAAATTACCTCGGCGTGCTCGATCCGAATCTCGTCCAGAAAGACGCCAACGGAATCTCCATCGGCTACGTGGACAACGACGTGTACGAATCGGCGCGCGCCCTCACAGGCTGGCGCGTGGACGACGACATCTACGAATACGAAGACGGCGTCGAAAAGACTGGTCGCTTTTTGTATTACAAACCCTGGCACGACCGCTTCAACAAATTGATCCTCGGAAAATATATCCCCGCCGATCAGCCCGATATGCAGGATGGACGCGACGTGTTGGATTTGCTCGCGTATCATCCGGGCACGGCACGCTTCATCTCGCGCAAACTTGCCCGCCGCTTCATCTCGGACAATCCGCCTGATTCAATCGTGGAAGCCGCCGCGCAAACTTTTATGGACAACCGCTCCGCTCCCGACCAACTCAAGCGCGTGGTCGAGACGATTCTGCTTTCGCAAGAATTTCGTTCCACGTGGGGCGCCAAGATCAAACGCCCGATCGAAGCCGTCATCTCGATGATGCGCGCCCTCAACACCGACTTCACCAAACTCCCCGGCGGCATCCCGTGGATGTGTTCGTTGATGGGGCAAGCCATGTTCGAGCGGCGTCCGCCCGACGGCTACCCCGACGTGAAAGAAGCGTGGGCGAATTCGATGTCCATGTTGTATCGCTGGAATTTCGCCGTTGGCATTTCGCAAAATTGGATGGACGACGAGGAACAACAACGCGTCATTCGGACGGATGTCGTCGCGCAGACTTCCGCCGACCTTCGCACCGCCGAATCTCTCGCGGACTTTTGGATTCCGCGCCTCCTCAACCGCCCCATGTCCGACGCGGACCGCGCGGCGGTCATCGCGGTCATGGCGCAGGAATACGGTCCGCAAGACGAACTTGATCAAGATCACATCAATTACGTCCTGCCCGCCATGGTCGAAGTGATTCTCATGAGCCCCGACTTTCAATGGAAATAA
- a CDS encoding bifunctional nuclease family protein produces MQKMIEVQIDSVRVHLMTPNRVVVLKQVNEERYLPIWVGPYEAEAITIALQEVEVSRPLTHDLLRNIFNAFNARITRIEIVKLENDTYFGAIIAELNGKELKIDSRSSDAIALSVRAHVPIYVHPSVMDAASIIPEEEVAESAAPPPKSEPAPLTKEGAERLSVFENFLEKLDFDKPDESKPEGDAPDQPKKPKKK; encoded by the coding sequence ATGCAAAAAATGATCGAAGTGCAAATTGACAGCGTACGCGTTCACCTGATGACGCCCAACCGAGTGGTGGTGCTCAAACAGGTCAACGAAGAACGCTACCTCCCCATCTGGGTCGGACCCTACGAAGCGGAGGCGATCACCATCGCCTTGCAAGAAGTGGAAGTCAGTCGCCCGCTCACGCACGACCTATTGCGAAATATCTTCAACGCCTTCAACGCGCGCATCACGCGCATCGAGATCGTCAAACTGGAGAACGACACCTACTTCGGCGCGATCATCGCCGAGTTGAACGGCAAAGAACTCAAGATCGATTCTCGTTCGTCAGACGCGATCGCATTGTCGGTGCGCGCGCACGTGCCGATCTACGTCCACCCGAGCGTGATGGACGCGGCAAGCATCATCCCTGAGGAGGAAGTGGCTGAAAGCGCCGCGCCGCCTCCCAAATCGGAGCCAGCCCCACTCACGAAAGAAGGAGCCGAGCGTTTGTCCGTCTTCGAAAACTTTTTGGAAAAACTCGATTTCGATAAACCCGACGAAAGCAAACCCGAAGGCGACGCTCCAGACCAACCGAAAAAGCCGAAGAAAAAATGA
- a CDS encoding DUF1501 domain-containing protein, translating to MPSQKYSRRNFLQGCSAAIAELAGARLSNLAFSQQDNPTDTLVVVFLRGGWDALNVVPPRAGDDRGYYELARPNIKISNLLPLNDQFGLHPALAPLHGLYQQGKMAVVHAVGLNYDTRSHFDAMEYIELGTPGQKNTTSGWITRHLQTSGVSSILPALSTSGAPSSLLNFVPTVNLNDPSEFSLWDNGLAASHQTALRQMYAGETLLHRAGARTLESLDIVSPIVEQDYQPSNGARYNDDELSQQLKTVARMIKLETGLRVATVDYGGWDTHEYENDGDGGYIADLLGNLASGLSNFYLDLDSGYTDKLSVVVISEFGRRLVQNESYGTDHGHGNVMFALGGGVNGGQVYGPWPGLHNDQLYDHADLAITTDYRQVLTELLSRRLGNADVASVFPGYTPTGEMGIFSGIS from the coding sequence ATGCCTTCACAAAAATACTCACGCCGAAACTTTTTACAGGGATGCTCCGCCGCCATTGCCGAACTGGCTGGCGCGCGCTTGAGCAACCTCGCCTTTTCGCAACAAGACAACCCAACCGACACGCTCGTCGTCGTCTTTTTGCGCGGCGGCTGGGACGCGCTCAACGTCGTTCCGCCTCGCGCTGGCGATGACCGCGGCTACTACGAACTCGCGCGTCCCAACATCAAGATCAGCAATCTATTGCCGCTCAACGACCAATTCGGTTTGCATCCTGCGCTCGCTCCGTTGCATGGACTGTACCAACAAGGGAAGATGGCAGTCGTCCACGCGGTGGGACTCAACTACGACACGCGCAGTCACTTCGACGCGATGGAATACATCGAGCTTGGCACGCCTGGGCAGAAAAACACCACCTCAGGCTGGATCACGCGTCACCTGCAAACGAGCGGGGTTTCGTCCATTTTGCCCGCGCTTTCCACGTCAGGCGCGCCGTCGTCGCTCTTGAATTTTGTCCCAACCGTGAACTTGAACGACCCTTCAGAATTTTCACTCTGGGATAACGGACTCGCCGCGTCTCATCAAACCGCTCTGCGGCAAATGTACGCAGGCGAGACGCTCCTCCATCGCGCGGGCGCGCGCACGCTCGAGTCGCTCGATATCGTCAGTCCAATCGTCGAGCAGGATTACCAACCATCCAACGGCGCGCGCTACAACGACGACGAACTTAGCCAACAACTCAAAACAGTGGCGCGCATGATCAAACTCGAAACGGGATTGCGCGTCGCCACTGTGGATTACGGCGGCTGGGACACGCACGAATACGAAAACGACGGCGATGGCGGCTACATCGCGGACTTGCTCGGCAATCTCGCTTCGGGTCTTTCCAACTTTTATCTCGATCTCGATTCGGGGTACACCGATAAATTATCGGTCGTCGTCATCAGCGAGTTTGGTCGCCGCCTTGTGCAAAACGAATCCTACGGCACGGATCACGGTCACGGCAATGTGATGTTCGCCCTCGGCGGCGGAGTCAACGGCGGACAAGTCTACGGGCCGTGGCCTGGTCTGCACAACGACCAACTTTACGATCACGCCGACCTCGCCATCACCACAGATTACCGCCAAGTCCTCACCGAACTCCTCTCGCGGCGACTTGGCAACGCCGATGTCGCGTCCGTGTTCCCCGGCTACACTCCGACAGGCGAGATGGGGATTTTTAGCGGGATAAGTTAG
- a CDS encoding HNH endonuclease: MKNKRESSQSSASYRKVAFNEYPPFCAYCGFGIKGILQVAHLNHNRKDNSVGNLVILCPTCHKMYDGNLISKEILVILRDNPRKLDWSSSMKDAGIKAARTRKARAAGRKAAETRRRNQQTKKA; the protein is encoded by the coding sequence GTGAAAAATAAGCGAGAAAGCTCCCAATCCTCAGCCTCTTATCGCAAGGTCGCTTTTAATGAATACCCTCCATTTTGCGCATATTGCGGCTTTGGTATCAAAGGCATCCTTCAAGTAGCGCATCTTAACCACAATCGCAAAGATAACTCCGTGGGAAATTTAGTCATCCTGTGTCCCACCTGCCATAAGATGTATGATGGCAACTTGATTTCTAAAGAAATTCTTGTAATCTTGCGTGACAATCCCCGAAAGTTAGATTGGTCTTCCAGCATGAAGGATGCTGGGATAAAAGCCGCTCGAACACGTAAAGCAAGAGCTGCAGGAAGAAAAGCCGCAGAGACACGGCGTAGAAACCAACAAACAAAGAAAGCGTAG
- a CDS encoding extracellular solute-binding protein yields MTFRKFPIAILLFVFIFSACTPTTTDSNTQTPRPSATPNAEDAKTPTPEASQLGVEKDALRGKQVNVWHPWFGAQASLFESQVAQFNTENEWGIVVVAESKNNYNEIFSQTSAALENSSAPQIVIALPEHALAWGDDVTDLNPYVHDPEFGMSALEMSDFANVIWRQDEVDGKRFGAPAQRTTRFILYNSTWARQLGFDSPPQNSSEFEAQACAAHDVLTKDSDSNNDSLGGWLIDSDAHTALSWMLAFDGGAQEENGYRFLAPGNIAAFKYLKTLQQKSCAWVASPDLSIYDRFAARQALFATASLEEFPDQARAFSAASNSDEWVAIPFPGAERDALVVYGSSFIVFNSDAETQLASWLFIRWMLSSETQADWVRTTGLFPLRSSTFDLLADYSADHPQWADAVTYLSEGDVTPQLSSWRLVRVMLEDGFRDMFDTIRHPDLTEGQVPLILKQMDDTAEELSK; encoded by the coding sequence ATGACATTCAGAAAATTTCCCATCGCAATTTTGCTATTCGTTTTTATTTTCTCCGCTTGCACGCCGACGACAACCGATTCGAATACGCAGACGCCGCGTCCCAGCGCGACGCCAAATGCCGAAGACGCGAAAACGCCGACGCCAGAGGCAAGTCAGCTTGGCGTCGAGAAAGACGCGTTGCGCGGCAAGCAGGTCAACGTGTGGCATCCGTGGTTCGGCGCGCAGGCGAGTCTGTTCGAGTCGCAAGTCGCGCAATTCAACACGGAGAATGAGTGGGGCATCGTGGTCGTCGCCGAATCAAAAAATAATTACAACGAAATTTTTTCGCAGACCTCCGCCGCGTTGGAAAATTCGAGCGCTCCGCAAATTGTGATCGCGTTGCCCGAACACGCGCTCGCATGGGGCGACGATGTGACCGACTTGAATCCGTACGTGCACGATCCCGAATTTGGAATGAGCGCGCTCGAGATGTCGGATTTTGCGAACGTGATTTGGCGGCAAGATGAAGTGGACGGCAAACGATTCGGCGCGCCCGCGCAACGGACGACACGCTTCATTCTCTACAATTCGACCTGGGCGCGCCAACTTGGATTCGATTCGCCGCCTCAAAATTCTTCCGAGTTCGAAGCGCAAGCCTGCGCCGCGCACGACGTCCTCACAAAAGATTCCGACTCCAACAACGATTCGCTCGGCGGCTGGCTCATCGACTCCGACGCGCACACCGCGCTTTCGTGGATGCTCGCGTTCGACGGCGGCGCGCAAGAGGAAAACGGTTATCGTTTTCTCGCGCCTGGCAACATCGCCGCGTTCAAATATTTAAAAACGTTGCAACAAAAAAGTTGCGCATGGGTCGCCTCGCCCGATCTCTCAATCTATGATCGCTTCGCCGCGCGGCAGGCATTGTTCGCCACCGCGAGCCTCGAAGAATTTCCCGATCAAGCGCGCGCCTTTTCCGCCGCGAGCAACAGCGACGAATGGGTCGCCATCCCGTTCCCCGGCGCGGAGCGCGACGCGCTCGTGGTCTACGGCTCGTCGTTCATCGTCTTCAACTCAGACGCCGAGACTCAACTCGCCTCGTGGCTGTTCATTCGCTGGATGCTCTCCTCGGAGACTCAAGCCGATTGGGTGCGGACAACTGGACTCTTCCCGCTTCGTTCCTCGACGTTCGACCTGCTCGCCGATTATTCAGCCGACCATCCCCAGTGGGCAGATGCGGTGACCTATCTTTCCGAGGGCGACGTCACGCCGCAACTTTCATCTTGGCGGCTCGTACGAGTCATGTTGGAAGATGGATTTCGTGATATGTTTGATACCATCCGCCACCCCGATTTGACCGAAGGTCAGGTACCGTTAATCTTGAAGCAAATGGACGATACGGCGGAGGAACTGAGTAAGTAG
- a CDS encoding DUF4190 domain-containing protein, producing MTPEFVPISSFNRKALTGFLLSLLAVLALCAGLIPFPFTELICFPPGLALSVAALIVGSLALRETKTDGMNGRSLAWFAVWIGGITLLAMLCVVSLGALLYPYISDFIHEIMNRIRP from the coding sequence ATGACGCCTGAATTCGTTCCCATCTCCTCATTCAACCGCAAAGCCTTGACTGGTTTCCTCCTCTCGCTGCTGGCTGTCCTCGCGTTGTGCGCGGGGTTGATTCCATTTCCATTCACCGAGTTAATCTGTTTCCCGCCCGGACTCGCGTTGAGCGTTGCCGCGTTAATCGTCGGCTCGCTCGCCTTACGTGAAACGAAGACGGACGGCATGAACGGACGTTCCCTCGCCTGGTTCGCGGTGTGGATTGGAGGAATTACGCTTCTCGCCATGCTCTGCGTAGTTTCACTCGGCGCGCTTCTCTATCCGTATATTTCTGATTTCATTCATGAAATTATGAATCGAATTAGACCTTGA
- a CDS encoding ATP-binding protein, producing the protein MDKKISATLDKVLSATPKASSPNISTGSAAPMPRTMLGKPDCPHCGGVGFLRVDVPVGHEKFGRLEPCVCRANDIAENARKRLYEMSNLERLSHLTFANFNPAGNPKAEFVSPQEVASLRDALDASENFAKSLKGWLLLEGAYGCGKTHLAAAIANECVQRGVPTLFITVPDLLDSLRFAYNDPETTFEQRFEDIRGANLLVMDDFGTQNATPWAQEKLFQIINYRYINKLPTVITTNLILDEIESRIRSRLQDAEFVKYVRITAPDYRRPTETSNPGISMLSLSHVKEMSFGNFETRDDDVGTEIVTTIIKERQDRYGRPVKDKEIVREKVTAQHVKRLHEALDAAVQFAESPNSWLVILGQSHNGKTHLAAAIGNYRLLLGGQAILSEVSTLLDYLKATFRPNSDVTFDRRAYEIRTTPLLMLDDLKESGISSVWAEDKLHQILNHRYYANLPTVITSTLDPESFAKSYPSLWNKLLDTSKCQICVIDMPPYRKSTKGKKAAAKKGRS; encoded by the coding sequence ATGGACAAAAAGATCAGCGCGACGCTCGACAAGGTTCTGAGCGCTACACCAAAAGCGAGTTCGCCGAATATCTCGACGGGTAGCGCCGCGCCGATGCCTCGCACTATGCTCGGCAAGCCTGATTGTCCGCATTGCGGCGGCGTGGGCTTTTTGCGCGTGGACGTGCCAGTGGGACATGAAAAATTCGGTCGGCTCGAGCCGTGCGTGTGCCGCGCCAACGACATCGCCGAGAACGCGCGCAAACGCTTGTACGAGATGAGCAACCTCGAACGGTTAAGTCATTTGACGTTTGCGAATTTCAATCCAGCGGGGAATCCGAAAGCGGAATTTGTTTCGCCGCAGGAAGTGGCGAGTCTGCGCGACGCGCTCGACGCGTCGGAAAATTTTGCGAAGTCGTTGAAGGGCTGGCTGTTGCTCGAAGGCGCGTACGGATGCGGGAAGACTCATCTTGCTGCGGCGATTGCAAACGAATGTGTGCAACGCGGCGTGCCCACGTTGTTCATCACTGTCCCCGATCTGCTCGATTCACTTCGCTTTGCATACAACGATCCCGAAACGACATTCGAACAACGCTTCGAAGATATTCGCGGCGCAAACCTGCTGGTGATGGACGACTTCGGCACGCAGAACGCCACGCCGTGGGCGCAGGAAAAATTATTCCAGATCATCAACTATCGTTACATCAACAAACTGCCGACAGTCATTACCACGAATTTGATTCTCGACGAGATCGAAAGCCGCATCCGCTCACGCTTGCAGGATGCGGAGTTCGTGAAGTACGTCCGCATCACCGCGCCCGATTACCGCCGCCCCACCGAAACGAGCAACCCAGGCATCTCGATGCTGTCGCTTTCGCACGTCAAAGAAATGTCGTTCGGCAATTTTGAAACGCGCGATGACGACGTCGGCACGGAAATTGTCACCACGATCATCAAGGAAAGACAAGACCGCTACGGCAGACCCGTCAAAGACAAAGAGATCGTCCGCGAGAAAGTGACCGCGCAGCACGTCAAGCGATTGCATGAAGCGCTCGACGCGGCTGTGCAATTTGCGGAGAGTCCGAACAGCTGGCTGGTTATTCTGGGACAATCGCACAACGGGAAGACTCACCTAGCCGCGGCGATCGGCAATTACCGACTCCTCCTCGGCGGACAAGCGATTCTTTCCGAAGTTTCGACTCTGCTCGACTACCTCAAAGCGACCTTCCGCCCCAACTCCGACGTGACGTTTGATCGCCGCGCCTACGAGATCCGCACCACGCCCCTGCTCATGCTCGACGACTTGAAGGAAAGCGGCATCTCGTCCGTGTGGGCGGAGGATAAACTGCACCAGATTCTGAATCACCGCTATTACGCCAACCTTCCGACGGTAATCACGTCCACGCTTGACCCTGAGTCGTTTGCGAAAAGTTATCCGAGCTTGTGGAATAAATTGTTGGATACGAGCAAATGTCAAATCTGCGTGATTGATATGCCGCCGTATCGCAAGTCCACGAAGGGGAAGAAGGCGGCAGCGAAGAAAGGTCGCAGCTGA